The Malus sylvestris chromosome 12, drMalSylv7.2, whole genome shotgun sequence genome contains a region encoding:
- the LOC126592393 gene encoding probable LRR receptor-like serine/threonine-protein kinase At3g47570 isoform X1, translating into MEHSALLIGLDLSKNYLTGSLPSNVGDLVHLTEIDVSNNKLSGEIPSTICSCTSLEHLSLGNNKFEGTIPQSLKDLKGLEELDISSNNLSGQIPEFIAKLGALKYLNLSYNDFEGALLKEGIFSNVSGVSILGNHRLCGGIPQLHLPACPKNKHHSSRGLLSPKVVIPISCSLAFIIALSCFLGAHSMLKKSRNGLVTSRSYKDWKLGVSYSQLVESTNGFSVDNLIGSGSFGSVYKGVIPSDGTVVAVKVLNLQQRGASKSFNDECKALRSVRHRNLLKIITACSSIDNHGRDFKSLVFEFMPNGSLDLWLHPRDEEQSPSKRLNFMQRLNIAIDVASALDYLHNNCETSIVHCDLKPSNVLLDEDMVAHVGDFGLARFLLEASNDHSLSQTMSSQLKGSVGYIPPEYGMGGQVSILGDVYSYGILLLEMFTGKTPTDDMFIEGLSIYKFAAMALPDHVMDVVDPSLLLDLEADGSVNDDRYEMTVLPRRNNRRVVKEKKVEECLFAVMQIGLSCCVVSPRERMLLNMVVGKMSAIRDSYLKVQEG; encoded by the exons ATGGAGCATTCAGCCCTTTTAATTGGTTTGGACTTGTCTAAAAATTATTTGACCGGTTCACTGCCAAGTAATGTGGGTGATCTGGTGCATCTCACAGAAATAGATGTATCAAACAACAAGTTATCAGGTGAAATCCCCAGCACCATCTGCAGTTGTACTAGTTTGGAGCACTTGTCCTTGGGCAACAACAAATTTGAAGGAACAATTCCTCAGTCTCTTAAAGATTTAAAGGGCTTGGAAGAACTTGACATTTCAAGCAATAACTTATCCGGGCAGATTCCTGAATTCATAGCCAAGCTTGGAGCACTTAAGTATCTCAATCTTTCGTATAATGATTTTGAGGGTGCGTTGCTTAAAGAAGgaattttttcaaatgtcaGTGGTGTCTCAATTCTTGGAAATCATAGGCTCTGTGGTGGCATCCCACAATTACATCTACCTGCATGCCCCAAAAATAAACACCATTCATCTCGAGGACTACTTTCCCCAAAAGTGGTCATCCCTATATCTTGTTCACTTGCATTCATAATTGCTCTATCATGCTTCCTTGGTGCTCATTCAATGTTGAAAAAGTCAAGAAATGGACTTGTAACTTCACGTTCTTATAAGGATTGGAAATTAGGTGTTTCCTACTCACAACTTGTTGAATCGACTAACGGTTTCTCTGTGGATAATTTGATTGGTTCGGGAAGTTTTGGTTCTGTTTATAAAGGGGTAATTCCTAGCGATGGAACGGTAGTTGCTGTTAAGGTATTAAACCTTCAACAACGAGGAGCATCCAAGAGTTTCAATGATGAATGCAAAGCTTTAAGAAGTGTCAGACACCGAAATCTTCTCAAGATTATAACTGCATGCTCGAGCATTGATAATCATGGTAGAGACTTCAAAAGTCTAGTCTTCGAGTTCATGCCAAATGGAAGTCTCGACTTGTGGTTGCATCCTAGAGATGAGGAGCAGTCTCCAAGTAAGAGATTGAATTTTATGCAAAGATTGAACATAGCCATTGATGTTGCTTCTGCATTAGATTATCTCCACAACAATTGTGAAACATCCATTGTTCATTGTGATCTAAAGCCGAGCAATGTACTTCTTGATGAAGACATGGTAGCCCATGTTGGGGACTTTGGTTTAGCAAGGTTCCTCTTGGAAGCATCAAATGATCATTCCCTCAGTCAAACAATGTCATCGCAACTAAAGGGTTCTGTAGGTTACATTCCTCCAG AGTACGGCATGGGAGGCCAAGTTTCCATACTGGGAGATGTTTACAGCTACGGGATACTCTTGCTAGAAATGTTCACAGGAAAAACACCTACTGATGACATGTTCATCGAAGGTCTAAGCATTTACAAATTCGCAGCCATGGCTTTGCCCGACCATGTCATGGACGTTGTTGACCCTTCATTGCTCCTCGATCTCGAAGCTGATGGTAGTGTTAACGATGACAGATACGAAATGACTGTGCTGCCGAGACGTAACAATCGCAGAGtggtgaaagaaaaaaaggtagAGGAATGCTTGTTTGCTGTGATGCAGATAGGACTCTCCTGTTGTGTAGTATCACCAAGGGAGAGAATGCTTCTGAATATGGTTGTCGGAAAAATGAGTGCAATTAGAGACTCGTACCTCAAAGTTCAAGAAGGCTAA
- the LOC126592393 gene encoding probable LRR receptor-like serine/threonine-protein kinase At3g47570 isoform X2 → MNSWNHSIHFCSWVGITCHRATQRVLILDLEDKQLVGSIPPSIGNLTRLIEISLGINGFHGEIPQELGRLRTLESLNLSFNSLGGKIPTNMSHCTQLRVFDLLSNKIIGLIPSQLSSWLSLTVLQLGRNNLSGTIPGWIGNFSSLRSLRIAYNNFQGSIPNELGHITTLKIFVVGENNLSGIFGSVYKGVIPSDGTVVAVKVLNLQQRGASKSFNDECKALRSVRHRNLLKIITACSSIDNHGRDFKSLVFEFMPNGSLDLWLHPRDEEQSPSKRLNFMQRLNIAIDVASALDYLHNNCETSIVHCDLKPSNVLLDEDMVAHVGDFGLARFLLEASNDHSLSQTMSSQLKGSVGYIPPEYGMGGQVSILGDVYSYGILLLEMFTGKTPTDDMFIEGLSIYKFAAMALPDHVMDVVDPSLLLDLEADGSVNDDRYEMTVLPRRNNRRVVKEKKVEECLFAVMQIGLSCCVVSPRERMLLNMVVGKMSAIRDSYLKVQEG, encoded by the exons ATGAACTCGTGGAATCATTCCATCCACTTCTGCAGTTGGGTAGGCATTACATGCCACCGTGCCACCCAAAGAGTCTTGATTCTGGACCTGGAAGATAAACAATTGGTAGGCTCCATTCCACCTTCCATTGGGAATCTCACTCGTCTAATTGAAATAAGCTTGGGAATCAACGGGTTTCATGGAGAAATTCCTCAAGAATTGGGTCGACTACGTACCCTGGAAAGTCTCAACCTGTCTTTCAACTCTTTAGGCGGGAAAATTCCGACTAATATGTCCCACTGTACACAACTGAGAGTTTTCGATCTTCTTTCCAATAAGATTATTGGGTTAATTCCAAGCCAACTCAGTTCATGGTTGAGTTTGACTGTTCTACAACTTGGAAGAAATAATCTCAGTGGAACCATCCCAGGTTGGATAGgaaatttttcttctttaaggAGTCTTAGAATTGCGTACAACAATTTTCAAGGAAGCATACCAAATGAGCTCGGGCATATAACAACCTTGAAGATATTCGTAGTTGGGGAGAATAATTTGTCTGGTAT TTTTGGTTCTGTTTATAAAGGGGTAATTCCTAGCGATGGAACGGTAGTTGCTGTTAAGGTATTAAACCTTCAACAACGAGGAGCATCCAAGAGTTTCAATGATGAATGCAAAGCTTTAAGAAGTGTCAGACACCGAAATCTTCTCAAGATTATAACTGCATGCTCGAGCATTGATAATCATGGTAGAGACTTCAAAAGTCTAGTCTTCGAGTTCATGCCAAATGGAAGTCTCGACTTGTGGTTGCATCCTAGAGATGAGGAGCAGTCTCCAAGTAAGAGATTGAATTTTATGCAAAGATTGAACATAGCCATTGATGTTGCTTCTGCATTAGATTATCTCCACAACAATTGTGAAACATCCATTGTTCATTGTGATCTAAAGCCGAGCAATGTACTTCTTGATGAAGACATGGTAGCCCATGTTGGGGACTTTGGTTTAGCAAGGTTCCTCTTGGAAGCATCAAATGATCATTCCCTCAGTCAAACAATGTCATCGCAACTAAAGGGTTCTGTAGGTTACATTCCTCCAG AGTACGGCATGGGAGGCCAAGTTTCCATACTGGGAGATGTTTACAGCTACGGGATACTCTTGCTAGAAATGTTCACAGGAAAAACACCTACTGATGACATGTTCATCGAAGGTCTAAGCATTTACAAATTCGCAGCCATGGCTTTGCCCGACCATGTCATGGACGTTGTTGACCCTTCATTGCTCCTCGATCTCGAAGCTGATGGTAGTGTTAACGATGACAGATACGAAATGACTGTGCTGCCGAGACGTAACAATCGCAGAGtggtgaaagaaaaaaaggtagAGGAATGCTTGTTTGCTGTGATGCAGATAGGACTCTCCTGTTGTGTAGTATCACCAAGGGAGAGAATGCTTCTGAATATGGTTGTCGGAAAAATGAGTGCAATTAGAGACTCGTACCTCAAAGTTCAAGAAGGCTAA